The region gaaaaataaaaaataaaagggcagAAATGAGAAGGAGAATATCCGTGCAATATTTGAATCTAACTTTCACACttgtttgctgtgtgaccttaggcaaattctgtaacttctctttttcctcATATGTCATATGTAGATAACACAACCTGTGTTGTTTAGATCACGGACTTGAAGAGCCGATTATATGTGAAAGCCTCACAATAAATGAATCATATTGTCTTTATTGTTCTTTCCCAGGATTGTCATCACTGTTGTTAAGTAACAGAAATTCAaccaagtaaattaaaaaaatttaattggctTCATTGAACAGTTCATGAATGGGGCAGCACCTCATCTAGCAAGTAGAAAGGAGCTCCGAGGAGCGGTACAAAATGAAAGGCTTTTACAGGCAGCAGGGGGAAGGGATCAAGGGAAGAGCAGATGACCTCATCTTCCTTTGGGCGATGGAAAAGGTCTATGTGGCAGATTATCTCATTGAtgctgaccagaaaattccaaaCTGACCGTTTAAGACTACATTCCTGGGGAAGGTTGAAACTCCAGTTAGGCTAAGTATTAAGCCATGGTTTGGTGGTATGAGCTTAGCACAAGCAACACCATTTGaggtctgttgtttctttttttttttttttttttaattttttggccgcactgcacttggcatgtgggatcttagttccccgaccagggatcgaagaaCCCATGCCCTGtgcggtggaagtgcggagtcctaaccaccggatcaccagggaagtcccggcctgttgtttctttttaacgCTATAAACCCCTGGGCCTAGTTTTATCCTGCCtaccaccttcttttttttttttttttttttaatattaattaattaatttatttaggctgtgttgggtcttcgtttctgtgcgagggctttcactagttgcggcaagcgggggccactcttcatcacggtgcgcgggcctctcactgtcgcggcctctcttgttgcggagcacaggctccagacgcgcaggctcagtaattgtggctcacgggcccagttgctccgtggcatgtgggatcttcccagaccagggctcgaacccgtgtcccctgcattggcaggcagattctcaaccactgcgccaccagggaagccccctgtctaCTACCTTCTTAGCTCTACCACTCCATGCCTGCATCTGTCTTGAGGGTGTCCTGTTTATGAATAAAGTATCATTATGTTTAGAGAGATAGGTGAGGTACATTGAAAAGCACATATAATTTGGAGTCAGTACATTGGATTCAAGTCCTGTTCCtactactcattcatttattaaacaaatattctaTTGAACGCCTATGTGTATCAGGCATGGTGATAGAGGCAGAAGACATCGCAATAATAGGAAATTTGGTTCTTGCCTTCTTGAGTAAGATACCAAAGTTCTAGGGCCTTAGTTggcccatctataaaatgagaacagCACTTTTTAAACTCTGAGATGTCCTATAGACATGGGACATCTAGAAACATAAAAACTTCCAGAGAAGGGGGTGTAAAGCATCTTTCACTCCCTTTCTTCCCAAGTCttcatagttttcatttttggttATTTCTTCCTCGGATGGTGGTAGTCATAGTAGTCAGCTTTGACTGACACtcattatatgccaggcacctagctgagtattttacatttattattttatttaaattttacaatAATCCCATGAGTTTTAAgttctattattatcttcattttattaataagaaaatggagggaattccttggcggtccagtggttaggactcagcgctttcactgctgagggcctgggatagatccctggtcagggaaccaagatcctgcatgccatgtggcgtggccaaaaatttttaaataaataaaataaataaaatgaaaatggaagccTAATGAAGTAAAAAACTTGCTAAAGGTCATAGAGCCAGTCTGACACCGTCAATCAGACTCTAGAGCCTGTCTAGAAACACTGCACCAGATATTctaaccaaaatatattttttcctcttaaaatattAGTAGGACTGGATAAATATTGTTCTTCTCTATTTCTCATTATCTCAATAAACTTCAGAAACTTAGACACTCTGACAATTgagatttctatttaaaattttttttttctgattacaaaagtaatacacattcactgtagaaaatttggaaagcaccaaagaggagaaaataagaaacaaccATAAATATAAGCATCCAGAGATGACAGGAACCTTTTAGTGTATTTCCATGTAATCCTTTTTAAATGCCTGTATGCATAGTTTTTATCCCAAAACATATTACCTTTTTATTATCttaataaagaggaaaattttcCATGCTATTAGGTGTTCTTCCAACATAACATCTCTCTTAAATTGATGTAGAATGTTCCATTGATTGGAGATGCCATTCATTTAGTTAGTTCCCAATGTTGGACATTTAGGATATTTCCTATTttttgcaattataaataatgctacaatgagcATCCATATTTGCACCTGTCTGACTATTGCTTAGAACTGCTACATCAGAGGGCACACACATTTATGTTTAAGGCTCCTTATACTTATTGCCAATTGCATTCTAGAAAGACTGCACCAATTTTTATTCCTACTACCAATATAGGAGAGCGCCCATTTGGTTTCCTTAATTCTGGGCTAAACATAAAATCCTATCATCACCCGCGAGTCTAACCGAATATTCCATTTGGGTCGGGTCCAGGCATTGCGCAACATCCAACGTGGGAACAGGCTCTGTTCACTAAAATTGAGCCACCCAAATCTACATTATTTTAGAATTAATATTCTCTTTATCTGTTTAAGTAGAAGTAAGTAGGAACACAGTAGTGACCAGGGGCAAGGAATTAGAGGCTAGGATTAGGCTATGACTAGGCAGtggtaaaagaaaggaagagctaaAGTGGAAGAAGAGGAAGTAGAAAGACCCAGAAATAGTTTCAAAGCTTTTCTTCTGAACCACCTCTAGAGTTCAAATGGAGACTCAAACTGCTCTCAGCTCAGCAAGCTGCattaaaaccaaaaatcaaaccaaaacacAAACCTCTGTCAGATATGTGTGGAAAAATCCTGCTTTTTCTACATTAGTAAAATGAACATGATTTAGaagtccccccccccctttctttttaattagcaAAAGAAGGAAACTTCCTTGGGGAGACAGAAGTCAGACAAATAGGGTTGGCTCTGTTACAGTTGGAAATGTACGGGCAAGAAAAACATCTGGAGTAAGCCACAAACTATTCAGCCTATTTCCTCAGACAAGTGTTGTTTCTCTGGCCATCAAACAGTTGACAATCACATAGACACACTGGCTCCATCGGGGACACCAGGGGCTCAGAAATTAGTATAAGAGGTCTGTCCTGCAGGGAGGGCAGCGTAGCTGAGTCACTCACCAAATTCAGAGCTTCCTGTGCTCTGGATGTTAAAGGTTAAACGTCTTTCACTTTCTGTGTTAATTAAAAACAAGGACAAAGAAGCAGGGCGGGAGGTCACCTGTTAGGAAAGGGCTGTGCAGGGCTCTAATTAGTCAGCCCTGGTTGTGGCAGTTTCTGTGACTCCCAGAATGAGAACCCCAGGTTGGCAGAGACCCTGAAGGACAGACACCAGAGGAGAAGCAAGAGGGTCTCTGAATCCAGGAATATCCCATTATTTGGCCAGTTTCCCTTACCCTCTGCTGGGATTAGCCTGTTAGACAATCCCAGAATAGCCCTCAACTCAGCTACATCCCTGGCATGTAGCGCCTGGTTGCCTGAGTCTGTATTTTGGGTTTGGTTATGTCAGTTGTACCACTCCACCTTCCAGAACCAGCCCTTTGGGAGAGGTATGGTACCCTTGATAAATGCTTTGGGGCTGGCTCAGGGTGAATCTTTGTTagagggaggtgagggaaggTCATCCTACCAGAATGCTAAGGGGACCACAGAGCAAATGATGAAGGAGGGAAGATACAGGCCAGGCTTTTACACATGAGTGATCTGTTTTTCCTTTCACAGGAGCTGCCCATCAACtttccagaggaaaaagaaaatgggtaatgggcgttgggggggggggaggggggggatgcTAGGGGGAGTGCAAATTTGAGAAAAGAAGATAAGAGAACCAGTGTCTTTAGAAGGGGCATAAGGTGGGGGACGGCTAAAGGGAGATAGTACACCAAAGAGAATCGTTACGTTACTGTGCTCAAGACCAGCTCTGAAACTCTGAGTCTCATCCTTTCCATTATCTAAGAGTGGCAAGGTTGGTtgctcattctttcattcatccagCAAAAATTTATTGAACCCTTATATTGTATGTGAAGCACTAGGCAGGATTCCAAGGAGGCAGAGAGGCACAAGAGGAAGGGCACATGGTCTCGGCCCTAGAGGAACTGAAAATCAAGTTTGAGAAAGAGATACACGTTAACAAGTAACCGTAATACCACGTATTGATACGAGTGCTCCCAGCAGCACCATATTCATGCTGTGAGAGAAGGGGAGAAAACACCGATGTTGAAGGAATAATAGCAAGTTCACAAGTTGGAagaggagcagagaggagagggTATTTTAGGCCAGGGAATTATCTCatgcagagaaaagaaagacaagagaagAGAGCGACTTTATGGAAAGTGACCAAATGTTTGGTGTAGCTGAGCTCTTACCATATTGCCCTGTAATAGTCTGTTTACTTGTCTCCCCGCGTAGACTGCAAGCTCCCCTGCAGAGGAGAAAACAGCCTACTCATCCTTCTATCCCTAGAAtgtggcacagagcctggcatacaATGGGCTCTCAACATATGCCTGTTGAACTATGTTAGGGGCCAGTGAAAAATTAGGATGGAAGATATTACGGGCAGATTGTGAAAGAGCCAGATTGTATACTCTGCTAAGGAGTTTGTGGGAATGGTAGAAGTAAGAGATgagagcagaggcagggagaTTAGTTAGAAGCCCACCATAATAATTTCACAGAGATTTGAAGAAGGCAATCTCagtagagacaggaagagaaAATGGATTTAAGTCGGATTTCTTCCTCTCAGGGAGCCAAGCAAGACGGACattaaagcagcagcagcagcagcaacagaatGGCACAAAGGTAATGACAACCTCCGTCCCTTCCAGGAGGTTGCTCAGACATGGGATCCCAGGACTCAGCTTTTCCATCCTGGGACAGAAACATCTCAGTTATCTGTAGAAGTTTCTGGTCCTGCCCATCTTCCTCCATCCCCCAAAGCAGCAAAGCAAAGTGTCATTTAACAGACCCTGCGTTGGAGGTGAGGGGCAAAACCAAGTCAAGAATCTCCCTTAATGCTGTCCATTTCTCTCAGGGCCATGATCCAACGGGACGTACGTATGAGCAGGTGTTAAAGCAGCCTGTGTCTCAGGAGAGGAGTCAAGGCCTCAGGTCGGAGGAGAGCAGCTTACACTATGCAGACATTCAAGTGTGCAGCCTAACCCAGACACGCTCTGCCCAGGAGGTGAAGCACCTACAGCTAGAAAATGCTACAGAGTATGCGACCCTTTACTTCCCCCAGTCCACACCCCGCTATGACAGCAAGAACGGGACCCTAGTATGagccctggggaggagggacCTGTTTGCATCATTTCACCACTATGGCTGTGGGGAGAATCTACTGCTTTGGGGGACTGGCTGGCAGCCCAGGGATGGCGGACACGTTTTAGGCTTAAAGACCTACAGAGCCCCTGGAATTGAGGGCCCCAGTCTTGCGCTCTCCCTAAGCCTATCTCTTATTTGCCACCATTAGCTTGGGGTTGTATTTGGGTTACCTGGGGGTGGATGGAGTTCTACAAAATGAGAGGGCTAGGCTGAGTGTGCGGGAAGGTAGGGTTTTGCCCCCTACCTTTGTTCCTGCTCTCTAGAAAAGTGCAGAGGGAACAGGTTACCCTTGAAGCATCTGCACTTGAGCCGATTTTGTTGGAGTTAATTTGATGGTATCCCTCCTACACACCTTAAACGCCAAAGCTGAAGAAGAAGAGGTGCTCTGGAAAGCATTCAGAGCTCTTGTACACAGCTTCTAGGGCTGGCTTGGGCAATTTCCTCAGTGGCTGGGTCAAGGGTCCCAGACCTACACGAACAAATGAGGGAAGGGGCTGAGGCATGGAGCAAGCGTTTTCTGACCATCCATTACAAGGACGTCAAGTCACAGATGTTGACAGCACTGCAAGGCCCAGAAACTCCCTTTAGCTGGACTGTTTTCTCTCGCGGGTGCAGAGCCGTTAGGATCAATAAATCGCATAAGGAACATGCCTGGTGTGTTTTCTTGGGTGGAGGTCTGTGGGCTCTTCGAAGCACAGCGGGTCTCACTCAGCCTCAGGGTAGTAGGGAAGGCCAGCCACTTTCTGCCGCACTACCGGGTGCGGCCGGAGTAGAGCCCCGGAAGCAGTAGTTTGCACGGACTGGAGGCAGGTTCCCATGTACAAAAGGCAGAGCTCCCAGGGCGGGGTCGGGGCCGGCAGGAGGCGGGCTCCGGGCCGAGGGACGGGGTTCTGGCTATCAGGAGACAGGGTCCAAGCCAGCGAGAGACAGGTCTAGACGGGCAGGGGACGCGGTTCTGGCAATCGGGAGGCGGGGTCCGGGCCGGCAAGAGACGGGGTGAAGGCCCGCAGAGGTTGTGCTCAGGGCCATTAGGAGGCGGGGCTGGAAAGCAGGGGGCGGGGTCTGAGCCGGCAGGGGGCGGAGCAGGGGGCGGAGCTGGACCAGGGCTGGCTCCGGCTGGCTGGAGGCGGGACCGGTCCGGGCCGGCCTCCGCCGTCACCATGGCAGCGGGCAAGCAGAGGCGACGCTATAGCAGGAGGAGGCCGTGCTCAGAAGGGCTGGGGACAGAAAGGCGGAACCACACATCGACGATTTAAGAGGTAGGTGCTGAAAGGTGGCGGGTACCTACCTGGAAAGTATTATTACCACCGGTTGAGCTTCCAGACCAGAACTGGGGACAAACGGAGGGGCGAGAGTGTGGTGGGAAGAAGGAGGTGGAAGTTTCAGGTTCCGAACCCTCTCCAAGCTTTTCAGGTTCTTAGTGTGCAGTTCTTGATTCAGACTTTCGGAGCTTGAAGACTTCCCGTTCTCAAGCTGCACACCATCCTCCGCAAATACGGTGGCCCCTGGGTTTGTTCCTGAGAGGGGAGATTCCTTAAGATGGATAGAGTACTGAAAAATGGAATCACAGCGCAAAAAATAGTTGGAAATAATAGCATCAACCACTTAGAGTATTTGTGAGAATTTAAAGCCCTTGGAAGAGTTCATAGTATGTGGGCAAATGTTGCCTGTCACCATCATCTTCACCACCACCGCTAGGCACCATTCTAGGCCTGTTCTCTGGCACAGATTTAGTGCAAGTGGATTCAGAAGAGGTGGCTAGAACACTGCCTGCACTACTAATTGGCAGAACAACACACTAGCCTGTTTCCTGTCAGCTGGGGGTAATAAAATGAACTCGCTTTCCAAGGGTTGTTTACTATGCTGGTCACATAAGTTGATATAGGTGATAGCACTTTATAAACTTCAAGTGCCTTATAAACATTTCTGCCTTGGAATGTAAGTGCTGCCTTTCTAGGTTAAAACTGaattcctgaggatgaagggaacAGTGAGCCAGAAGCAGAGCTCCCGGTTATTTCTCCTCATTGTCTTCAGAATCCTTCCTATGGTCTGTGACttaatggaagaaattttcacatattgaggtatgggaAAGTCATTCTGGCTAATACATGGTTTACCTTGAATTTTGTGCTAACtaaaacagcctgtttgtggcttatcaaacatacattgtacatctgctttaatcatTATAGAAAAGGGTGCCTTGACTAGAAGTAAAGAATAGCCATGTTAAAAgtaaagattaaatgcctcccttcctgggacacCAATGCTGCTACTCCTTTGAtgataagactcccttcccaggtgccaaggccgTACTGACTTGCTGTGTACATGCTGATCTGTTTGTTTGAAAGACTGAAGGAATGAATCTCTGAtttgtttgatgttctttgttctgacaagatttaaaactgtgctgaagaccatgcttctccagagcagttccTTAGAGTTATTTGAGAGGCTAtctctgggctatagtcctcaggttggctcaaataaaactcttttctatttctattatagattgtttattgattaatTCTGTCAACAGACTGATACATTTAGGGAGGAAGGAAAATGCATTCTTGCTTGACTGATAGGGAAGCATTTGTCTTTACTTACTGCTATTAAAACCTAAGTGATTAGTATTAAAAATGCCACCGGGATAGCCCTGTTGTAATTATACTATCTTGGGCTGGATTTCCTGCTCACCGGGGTCCTATTTTTTTCATACTTCCAGGTGACTTAAATGGGTAGGCTTGGGGCAGGAACCTGACCCCTCTAAATTGGTTtaacttttggaatttttttcttgacCTGTATTTTTGCATAGATCTTTCTCTTCCTATTTTAAGGTGGCCCTGATCCAGCTCTTCTAGGGACTCTGAAGATGGGTACCCAAGTGGTTAAGAGATTCTGTAACCCCCTGCTACCAGCAGAGCCCTCTGTAAGTTTCTGGTGTACCATTGAGAGGAGTGTGATGACGTTAATGGAATTTCAGTACAGCTCGACAACTGGGGGATTTCTCCATCAGGACTCAGATCCTGGaacaaaattgtaatatatttgctttcttttctagcCTCCCCTTCTTGTGGAAATTCTGGCTCACttgatttattatctttttctggAATTAATAAAATCAGGCAGAGGTTGAAAATTTCTAGCAATTAATCAGAACATATGGATTGTTTAAAAGATTTCAATAACATTTGTTATAGAAATAATGtacgtgggaattccctggtggtccagtggttaggactgcatgcttccactgcaggaggcatgggtttgatccctggtcggggaactgagatgctgtgtgctgcatggtgcagccaaaaaaaaaaaaaaaaaaaggaaataatgtatgtgaattatacagCATTTGGGAAATAGTGCAaaccatgatttttttaaaaacataatcttCCCAATGAGAAGCAATCCtgttaatattttagaatattttcttcttgtcttttttctatgtatattatttacatatttgagATCATATTATGCACATACTTTTGCCTTTTGCTTTTTCTGGCTTAATGTTTGTTAATAtgaaattgttaaaatatttgttttcatatgGACACAAATGCTTGGTAGACATTATAatggctgtaattttctttttttgttgttttattttttcttttgaattttattttatttttttatacagcaggctcttattagtcatccattttatacacatcagtgtatacatgtcaatgccaatctcccaattcatcacaccaccaaccccacccaccgctgctttccccccttggtgtccatacgtttgttctctacatctgtgtctctatttctgccctgcaaaccagttcatctgtaccatttttctaggttccacatatatgcgttaatatgcgatatttgtttttctctttctgacttacttcactctgtatgacagtctccagattcatccacatctctacaaatgacccaattttgttcctttttatggctgagtaatattccattgtatatatgtaccacatttctttatccattcgtctgttgatgggcatttaggttgcttccatgacctggctattgtaaatagtgctgcaatgaacattggggtgcatgtgtctttttgaattgtggttttctctgggtatatacccagtagtgggattgctgggtcatatggtaattctattttttgttttttaaggaacctccatactgttctccatagtggctgtatcaatttacattcccaccagcagtgcaagagggttcccttttctccacaccctctccagcatttgttgtttgtagattttctgatgatgcccattctaactggtgtgaggtgatacctcattgtagttttgatttgcatttctctaataattagtgatgttgagcagtttttcatgtgcttctcagccatctgtatgtcctctttggagaaatgtctatttaggtcttctgcccattttttgattgggttgtttttttttaaatattgagctgcatgagctgtttatatattttggagattaatcctttgtccattgattcgtttgcaaatactttttcccactctgagggttgtcttttcatcttgtttatagtttcctttgctttgcaaaagctttaaagtttcattaggtcccatttgtttattttttgtttttatttccattactctaggaggtggatcaaaaaagatcttgctgtgatttatgtcaaagagtgttcttcctatgttttcctctaagagtttatggtgtccgatcttacatttaggtctcgaatccattttgagtttatttttgtgtctggtgttagggagtgttctaacttcattcttttacatgtagctgtccagtgttcccagcaccacttattgaagagactgtcttttctccattgtatatccctgcctcctttgtcatagattagttgaccataggtgcgtgggtttatctctggactttctatcctgttccattgatctatatttctgtttttgtgccagtgccatattgtcttggttactgtagctttgtagtatagtctgaagtcagggagtctgattcctccagctctgtttttttccctcaagacagctttggctattcggcgtcttttgtgtctccatacaaattttaagatttttttttctggttctgtaaaaatgccattggtaatttgatagggattgcattgaatctgtagattgctttgggtagtatagtcattttcacaatattgattcttccaatccaagaacatggtatatctctccatctgttggtatcatctttaatttctttcaacagtgtcttatagttttctgcatacaggtcttttgtctccctaggtaggtttattcctaggtattttattctttttgttatggCTGTAATTTTCTTGACCATTCCTTTGTTGTTGGACTTTCAGGTTCCCCTCCCCGCCTTGTAAAAAACTAATTGATTTTCTCATTTAagactttttttccctcaggatagAGTTCCAGAAGTAGAATGCTAAGTCAAAGGATGTGAACATTTTAAGTGataagttactttttaaaagaagaattgcAGTGTCAGATTTTGTATACATCCTTCAGAAGGCAGAGGGACATCAACTGGGAGATAGGAAGGTCCTTGGTAGAAATCTGGCTACCTCTTGCAACGAGACCCAGGGTCCTGCAGAAAGATTATTTCACGGTAGTATAATTAGTCATGTGGAACCGTAACACATTATGAATGGCAGTCCAGAGACATGGGGGCATTTACAGTGTTTTTACTGAGAGAAACTCAGGGTCACTTCCAAAATACCCACCAGATGGCGCTAGTCCTAATCTGATTTTACCCACAGGATACTTGGCAGATAACGTttgaaatgtgaattttaaaaaatcatgtagaATATATTTGCATATCTGCTTTGGTACAGTTTATATTAAGCACTAGCATCTGGTGACTACTTTGGCAGCATCCTACTCTAGTCTCACACCATtctgtctcttttttcctttttctccccactCAGTCTGTCACAATCACCCTGTACACTCTGTCCCCACATACTAATGTTGGATTCTCTGTTTTACTAGTCTTCCTTTTACTATTctttcttttagtcttgtttcttgcccttctgtgtgtgtgtgtatttatgtgtaaCTGTGACTTCTTGAAGTTTTTGCTAAAAGAATAGGACCTGCTgtatataataggtgctcagtatacatttaatatatgtttaatgAAAGACTGCATTGGTGAAGGAGAGGAAAGTATAGAAGAATACCAGAAATTGTTTACATTTGTCTTGGAAATGCagtaaaagagattaaaaaatcacATTCCTAAATTAACTATAAAGTGCTAAATGATATAGTATATAGCATGCTATCACTTTTGAATTTTAAGGAGAAGAagccaatatttattaagcatctactatatgcCTTGGAATATTCTTGGTTCTAGAGATAAATCAGTAACAAAACATACAAAACTCCCTGCCCTTATGCAGCTTACATTCTGGGCAGAAGGGAGGctgacaataaacaagtaaacaagtaAATCTAGAGTATGCAAGATGGTGATGAATgttaggaaggaaaataaaattaaaccagGCAAAGAAGTTTGGGAGTGCTGAGGTGAGGAGGTGGTATCATTTTAAGTagagtggtcagagaaggccaAACAGAATAAACACATTTGGGCGGAGACCTGAAAGAAGGGCAGGGATGCACCATGGGTTACCTGAGAGGTGGGTGTTCCAGACAGGTTATGATCAGATCTGTCTTGATTTTAACGAACTCAGGAGTGGTCAGAGGAGTTCCATGAGGAAGTGGAACTTAAACTAGGCATAGTGAAGATTTGAGTAGCAGAAGTGCggggcattctaggcagagggataGTCACGAAGGTATAGAGGTGAAAATGAGCCCCGTGAATCTATGAAATGGTGAAGAGCCTGCGAACTGAGC is a window of Eschrichtius robustus isolate mEscRob2 chromosome 11, mEscRob2.pri, whole genome shotgun sequence DNA encoding:
- the C11H11orf52 gene encoding uncharacterized protein C11orf52 homolog: MGNRLCCGGSWSCPSTFQRKKKMGSQARRTLKQQQQQQQNGTKGHDPTGRTYEQVLKQPVSQERSQGLRSEESSLHYADIQVCSLTQTRSAQEVKHLQLENATEYATLYFPQSTPRYDSKNGTLV